In the Ornithinimicrobium pratense genome, GCGCCGGTCAGCCCGAGGATCTCCGAGGCGTTGCCGCGGACCACCGCCGGAGGGGCCAGGCCGACCAGGTCGCGGGCGACCTGCGTGCGCCACGGCAGGCCGCCAGCGCCGACGGGGTCCAGCACCCAAGGGGTGCCTGCCTTGGCCGCTCCGCGGACGGCGGCGCGCATGGCCGTGACGGTGTCGTCGTAGGGGGTGCCCAGGTTCACCGCGACACCGGCCGCGACGCCGGCAAACTCCTCTGCCTCGTGCGTGTTGTCCACCATCGCCACCGAGGCGCCGGCGGCGAGCAGGACATTGGCCACGAACGGTGCGGCGACGATGTTGGTGAGGCACTGTGTGAGGGGTGACTGATCCCGCACTGCCTCCCAGCAGTCGGCCAGCTCCCCGGCGGTGGCGGTGACGGCAGCGAGCGCCATGGCGCGGTCGGTCATCAGGACGTTCCCTTCGCTAGTGCGAGCTAGATCAGGTTCGACGGGTCTGTTCTCAGCCATCCGGTGGATGGCACCCCGCGTCACCACCGACGATAACGGCTCCCACGGACACCTGCTTTCTCAGCGGGCCCGTCCGGAACGCCGGCGGGCGGGGGCCGTGCGACAGTGGAGGGGGAGGTATGAGATGAACGCGGAGGACAGGCAGGGACCGTCGGGCGGCCCGACCTGGGGCAGTCCCGGCGCCCGGCCCGGTGCGCCAGATGCCCAGGAGCAGCTGGCCGATCAGGGGGTCGTGCAGCGGCCGCCCTCGGCGGCGGTGACGGCCAGGGCGGTGCAGACCTGGGTAGACCAGACGATCGCCCAGGCCGAACGGCAGGGGGCCTTCGACAACCTGGCCGGGGCCGGCAAGCCGTTGCGGGACGTCGACATCCGCAACGACCCGGACTGGTGGGTGAAGAGCCTCATCGAGCGCGAACGGCTCGACCTGTCCGAGGCGCTGCCAGGCGTCATGCAGCTGCGTCGGGAGAAGACCACCTTCCCCGAGTCGCTGCTCGACCTGCACGAGGAGGCCGCGGTCCGGGAGCGGCTCGAAGACTTCAACGAGCGGGTCCTGGCCGACCGGCGCCGACCGCACGTCGGTGCCGGTTCGCCCCCGGTCGTCGGACGGGTGGACGTCGAGGAGATGATCGGGGCCTGGCGCGACCTGCGTGCGCAACGCGGGGCCTCGGGGACGACTCCGGCCGCTGAGGCGGTGTCAGGGGACGAGGCGACCGCAGACGCAGGTGCCGCGGATCGGGACGGCGGCAAGGGCAGGGCGCGCCGTCGCCGCTGGTGGACCCGCCGGCGCCAGCCCTGACCGACACCTCCCACGAGACCCTCGGGGGAAAGGGGACACCTGCGGGGGCACGGGTTCCGCGCGGGTCAGATCCCCAGCCAGGGGGAGAGTGCCCGGGCGGCGGCGCGGCCGTCGTGGTGCTCCCGGGCCCACGCCGGGCCGCGGGCGGCCAGGTCGCGGTAGCGGTCCCGGTGGGCCACGACGTCGCGGAGCACGTCCTCCAGGGTGTCCGCCACGGCCTCGAGGACCGGAAGGCCTGGGGTGCGCTCGCGCACGTGGTCGGCGACGTGCCCCACGACGAGCCGGCCGGCGGCCATCGACTCGGCCGCTAGCGTGGCGACGTTGCCGAGCACGACCTGGTCCACCACCACGTCGGCGTCGGCGACGAAAGCGGGCATCTGCGTGTGCGGCACGCCGGTCAGGCGTCGGTAGACCACCAGCCCCTCCTCTTGCAACCGGGTCAGCACCTCCTCGACCGCCGCGGTCCCCTTGAGCCTCGGGTTGGTCGGTGCGTGCAGCACGACCGGCTGCTCCCGCCTCAGCAGCGGCTGCGCCGCGCCGGGGGAGAAGCGGTCGACGTCGGCGGTGATCGGGAGCAGGGCCGCGCGGGGCACGTGCTCCAGCATGTCCGGCGTCGGCACGAAGACCGGCACCCCGCTGCCCTCGAGCTTCGCCAGCACCGCCCGGGTCCGCTCGACGGTCGCCTGCAGCCGCTCCCACCGCTCGTCCCACTCCCCGCGGAACGGCGAGTGCGGGTATGCCGCGGCGTGCCGTCGCAGGTCCCGCATCTCCGAGCCGTGCACGACGACCGCGACGTCGATCCCAGCTCCCCGCAGGTCGTCCAGATCCTGCGTGATCCACCGCTCGTAAGGGTCGTCCAGCACGGCCCAGGCCGACTCGGCCAGGACGTGGGTGGCCCCGGGCTGCCCGTCGGTGCCCAGGATCCTGGCCCGGTGGGCTGCCATACCCCGCAGCTGCGCGGTCCGGGGCAGGTGCCAATGACTGGGATAGCCATAGTTCACGCCGCCGCGCCCGCGCCGCCCCAGCGACATGGCCCGGGCGCTGGTGCCGGGCAGGGTCTGGGCGGCCAAGGCCCAACGCTCCCCCTGACCGGCGGTGTTGAGCGGGCCGACGACCAACCGGCGCGAGGACCCGGGGTCGAAGCCGGGCTGCCGGGCGACCTCCCGCTCGGCCCGGAGGCGCAGCACGGTCTCCCCGATCCCACGCACCGGAGAGGGCAGGGCGGTCCAGGCCTGGTAGGCCCAGCGGCGTGGACCCCGCAGCGGTGACATGCTGCGAGCGTAGTCGCGGTTAGGCTGGGCGCGATGCTCGCTCTGTGGCGCACCGTCCGCCAGCTCATGACGGTCCTGCCGGCCGGCACCCGACGGTTCATCGCCACCTTCGCGGTGCTGCAGAGCCTGCTCGCGGTGCTGGATGTCGCTGCCATCGGGCTACTCGCGATCGTGCTTGCCCCCATGCTCACGGGCCAGGAACTGACTCTGCCCGTCGTCGGCATCACCTTGGGCGAGCCGCAGGACTTCGGGGTCGTCCTGCTCATCGTGGGCTCGCTCATCGTGCTGAAGTCGGTGCTCGCCATCAGCCTGCAGTGGTGGGCCACCCGCCGGTTCGCCCGGTTCGAGCAGGTGCTCGGGGCCCGGTTGCTGGCCGCCACCTTCAAGGCACCCTGGACCGAGCGGCTGAGCCGCAACTCCACCGACATCATCCGCTCCACCGACGTCGGTGTGGGCTCGACGGTCGCCGGGGTTCTCATCCCCTTCTGCCAGCTGAGCGGGGAGGTGTTCACCTTCGTCGCCGTGCTCGCCGTGCTGCTCGTGGCTCAGCCTGCCCTGGCCACGGCGACGATCATCTACTTCGGCATCGTCGCCTTCCTGCTCTACCGCGTCGTCCTGCGCCGCGCCGTGCGCGCAGGGCAGGACAACCGGAAGTTCTCCGCCAGGGCGATGCGGCTGGTCAGCGAGATGGTGCACTCGCTGAAGGAGGTGACCCTGCGGGACAAGTCGCAGGAGGTCGCCGACACCGTCCTGAAGGTCCGGCGCCGGGCCTCGCTCGCGCGGGCCAACCAGAACTTCCTGGGGGTGATCCCGCGCTACGTCCTGGAGGCCGCGCTGGTCGGCGGGTTGATCATCGGCGGCCTCATCGGCTACCTGCAGGACGGCGTCACTGGCGCGGTCACCGCAATCGCGCTCTTCGGCGTCGCCGGCTTCCGGCTCGTCCCTTCGCTCACCCGGTTCCAGACGATCATGGGCCAGACCGGTGCCAACATGCCCTTCGCCGAGCAGGTGCTGGAGGAGATCGAGCGGGGCAAGGAGTATGTGGACGCCGAGCTCACCGGCGGCAACGAGCCCCTACCCGGCGGTGCGCGCACGCTGCGTCTGGACCGGGTCACCTTCACCTACCCCGGCGCCTCCACGCCGGCGGTCAAGGACGTCAGCCTTACCCTGCCGTTCGGGCACACGCTGGCCCTCGTCGGGGCCTCCGGCTCAGGGAAGTCGACGCTGGTCGACCTGATCCTGGGGCTGCTCCACCCCGACTCGGGCCAGATCTACGTCGAGGACCGGCCCTTGCCGGACGTGCTCAAGGCCTGGCGGTCCCGGGTCGGCTACGTGCCCCAGGAGGTCACCCTCTTCGACGCCACCGTCGCCCGTAACGTGGCGCTGGCCTGGGACGACGCCAACATCGACGAGGACCAGGTGCGGCGCGCACTGGACCGGGCCCAGCTCCTCGACGTCGTCGAGTCCCGCCCGGACGGGATCCACGGCAAGGTGGGGGAGCGGGGCCTGCAGCTCTCGGGCGGTCAGCGCCAGCGGCTCGGTGTCGCCCGGGCGCTCTACACCGACCCGCTCGTCCTGGTGATGGACGAGGCCACCTCCGCGCTCGACACCTCGACCGAGGCGGCCGTGACCTCGGCGATCCGTGAGCTCTCCGGCGAGGTCTCGGTCATCGTCGTGGCCCACCGGCTGGCCACGATCCGGCACAGCGAACAGGTGTGCTTCATGCGTGAGGGCGAGCTGGTCGCCAGCGGCACCTTCGCCGAGGTCGTCGCGGCCCAGCCCGACTTCGCCACGCAGGCAGCGCTGGCCGGGCTGACGTGAGCGCCCAGCTCACCGGTCCCGGCGGTCAGGCGCCACGGATCGCGCTCCTCGTCTTCCGGGACGCCGACACCGACTCGCGGGTGCTGCGCAGCGCGGCCACCCTCCAGGAGGCAGGTGCGGAGGTGCTGGTGATCGGGCTGGCCCCGACCCGCTCCGGGCTGGAGCCCGGCCCAGCCGTCGTCGGCGGGGTGCCCCTGCACCGCACCATGGACCTCGACCTGGTCCGTACCTTCGGCACCGCGGCCAGGGTCTGGCGTCGACTGCGGGGCCGCGACCCTGTGACCGGGGCCACCTCGTCCGCAGCGGAGCGACCGGACTCGAGCGGCACCGCGGCCAGCGGCACCGCACCATCTCAGGCCTTCGCGGATCCGCCGCAGGCCGGGTCCCGGCTCCCCCTCTCCTGGCGTAAGGTCTACCAGCGAGGCTTCCGCACCGCACGGTTGGTGCGTTACTGGGCAGGAGCCCTGGTCACCGCTCGCCGGTTCGGGGCCGACGTGGTCCACGCCAACGACGGGAACACCCTGGCGCCCGCGCTCCTGCTGCGGGTCCTGCAAGGCACGCGGATCGTGTACGACTCCCACGAGCTGTGGCTGCACCGCAACGTCCGGCCCCGGTTGATTGCCCCGCTGGTCGAGGCCGTGATCGAGCGGGCTGGTGTCCGCTGGGCAGACGCCGTCCTCACCGTCTCGCCGTCGATCGTCCGGTGGCTTCAGCGGCACTACCGGCTAGCGGAGCCACCGCTGCTGGTGCGTAACGTCCCGCTCTGGCCGGGAGCACTGCCCGACCCGGCCCGGGGAAGGCTGCGGGAGCTGGCCGGACTGAGCCCCCGCGACAAGGTGATCTCCTACTGCGGGGGTGTCACGCGCGGGCGTGGCCTGGAGGAGACCATCGACGCGCTCGCGATGTTGCCCTCGGACGTCCATCTGGTGATGCTCGGCTTCGGCAGCGGGGACTACGTGCGGGGTCTGCTGGCGCGGGCGGCCGCGGCCGGGCTGACTGACCGGGTGCACCTCGTCG is a window encoding:
- the thiM gene encoding hydroxyethylthiazole kinase, coding for MTDRAMALAAVTATAGELADCWEAVRDQSPLTQCLTNIVAAPFVANVLLAAGASVAMVDNTHEAEEFAGVAAGVAVNLGTPYDDTVTAMRAAVRGAAKAGTPWVLDPVGAGGLPWRTQVARDLVGLAPPAVVRGNASEILGLTGAGGGRGVDSTDAVEDAVTAARDLATELGTTVAVSGPTDHLTDGQSLLRLAHGHPWMTRVTGMGCALGALMAACTPVAPSPLVGAATATAALTLAAETAAESTAGPGTFAAALLDELSLLAPTDLAARVELR
- a CDS encoding DUF1992 domain-containing protein, translated to MNAEDRQGPSGGPTWGSPGARPGAPDAQEQLADQGVVQRPPSAAVTARAVQTWVDQTIAQAERQGAFDNLAGAGKPLRDVDIRNDPDWWVKSLIERERLDLSEALPGVMQLRREKTTFPESLLDLHEEAAVRERLEDFNERVLADRRRPHVGAGSPPVVGRVDVEEMIGAWRDLRAQRGASGTTPAAEAVSGDEATADAGAADRDGGKGRARRRRWWTRRRQP
- a CDS encoding glycosyltransferase — encoded protein: MSPLRGPRRWAYQAWTALPSPVRGIGETVLRLRAEREVARQPGFDPGSSRRLVVGPLNTAGQGERWALAAQTLPGTSARAMSLGRRGRGGVNYGYPSHWHLPRTAQLRGMAAHRARILGTDGQPGATHVLAESAWAVLDDPYERWITQDLDDLRGAGIDVAVVVHGSEMRDLRRHAAAYPHSPFRGEWDERWERLQATVERTRAVLAKLEGSGVPVFVPTPDMLEHVPRAALLPITADVDRFSPGAAQPLLRREQPVVLHAPTNPRLKGTAAVEEVLTRLQEEGLVVYRRLTGVPHTQMPAFVADADVVVDQVVLGNVATLAAESMAAGRLVVGHVADHVRERTPGLPVLEAVADTLEDVLRDVVAHRDRYRDLAARGPAWAREHHDGRAAARALSPWLGI
- a CDS encoding ABC transporter ATP-binding protein, encoding MLALWRTVRQLMTVLPAGTRRFIATFAVLQSLLAVLDVAAIGLLAIVLAPMLTGQELTLPVVGITLGEPQDFGVVLLIVGSLIVLKSVLAISLQWWATRRFARFEQVLGARLLAATFKAPWTERLSRNSTDIIRSTDVGVGSTVAGVLIPFCQLSGEVFTFVAVLAVLLVAQPALATATIIYFGIVAFLLYRVVLRRAVRAGQDNRKFSARAMRLVSEMVHSLKEVTLRDKSQEVADTVLKVRRRASLARANQNFLGVIPRYVLEAALVGGLIIGGLIGYLQDGVTGAVTAIALFGVAGFRLVPSLTRFQTIMGQTGANMPFAEQVLEEIERGKEYVDAELTGGNEPLPGGARTLRLDRVTFTYPGASTPAVKDVSLTLPFGHTLALVGASGSGKSTLVDLILGLLHPDSGQIYVEDRPLPDVLKAWRSRVGYVPQEVTLFDATVARNVALAWDDANIDEDQVRRALDRAQLLDVVESRPDGIHGKVGERGLQLSGGQRQRLGVARALYTDPLVLVMDEATSALDTSTEAAVTSAIRELSGEVSVIVVAHRLATIRHSEQVCFMREGELVASGTFAEVVAAQPDFATQAALAGLT
- a CDS encoding glycosyltransferase; the protein is MSAQLTGPGGQAPRIALLVFRDADTDSRVLRSAATLQEAGAEVLVIGLAPTRSGLEPGPAVVGGVPLHRTMDLDLVRTFGTAARVWRRLRGRDPVTGATSSAAERPDSSGTAASGTAPSQAFADPPQAGSRLPLSWRKVYQRGFRTARLVRYWAGALVTARRFGADVVHANDGNTLAPALLLRVLQGTRIVYDSHELWLHRNVRPRLIAPLVEAVIERAGVRWADAVLTVSPSIVRWLQRHYRLAEPPLLVRNVPLWPGALPDPARGRLRELAGLSPRDKVISYCGGVTRGRGLEETIDALAMLPSDVHLVMLGFGSGDYVRGLLARAAAAGLTDRVHLVGPVPSAEVPQSLADADLAIVYVRPIVLSYTYSLPNKLFESIHAGLPIVAADLPDVAALVEEHGVGTVFAVPEGAVQEDGDQLEAADDPARLAAALAQVLADPEPYRRHTQALAPLLDWRHEAEHLIEGHARAVARCGT